Within the Nicotiana tabacum cultivar K326 chromosome 11, ASM71507v2, whole genome shotgun sequence genome, the region AGCTTAGGCTAAAAATAGGGCAGCCCAGTGCACTAAggcggaccacaagggtctattatacgtagccttaccctgcatttctgcaagagactatTTTCACGGCTCGAGCCTCCTCAACTTTACCAGTTGcaccaaggctccccttcaactTATATAGGCTAAAGTTGAATAATAAGCTCGAGAGAAATAGTACCTGTTTTTTGTCAAGGTCTAACTTTTGAGAAGTCACTCTGATTTCTTCTAGTTTTCTAGGTGAAACCATGTTGATTGTGCAATTCTCAGGGGTTTTCTTCTTGTAAATGGTCTTGATTCCATCAGTTCCAGAGGAGACATTGTCTAAGAAATAAACAAGTTGTCTTTTACATGGATCAGGTTCATATGGCCTTGTATCAAGGTCATAATGTCTAGCCAAATCACCCTTTTGCCATGGAAAATAGCTCTCTTGTACGCGCTGAGCATCCGGCAAAAACACATGGTACCCGAAAACTTGAACAGCGTATCCCCAAGACACTGACACTGTCCATGTAAACCAACGATCGTAGCATACTGTTTGCTGCAAAATACGGTGTGGATCGAACTTTGCAGCCTCGTACAAATGCTCCAGAGCTTTCATTTTTGTCATATTGGGGAATATGGCATCGTTCATCTCCATATGATGGAGAGATACCAAAGGTCTAATGGTATGTGCTGCTAACATTCCGAACATATTTCCTCTTACATCCAGCTGGTATTTCAAATTCCAGAAAACAGAGCAAAACAAGTTTGTGTCATTTACATTTTAGCATCTGGTGCAAAGTAAGTTTTCAATCGCCTAAAGGCAATTTTTTGAGAGACAGCGCGTGCTTCTAAGCTTAACAAAAAGAGTTTAACTTATATGAACTAGCAGAATACAATTTTTGTTTATTCAATCAGGTCAAGACCTACAGTAGCAGGTAACTGTTTATAACAAATAGAACATAAACAGTCGCTTATATAGAATAAACATGTTATAACAGCTTGAGCATTACATACAATATAAAATCATGCGTTAAGCTCTATACAGTATCAACATAGAAAATATTCACACAATCAAGTCACTTATATCCCTCCGTTCACTTATACTTATCCACTATGGACTTTGCACACCTcttaaaaaatagtaaatgaagtgcataatttatcatgatttttttcttcttctgaaaGAGGACTTTTTCCGGTTCTGCCTCGTCTTGGGTTTTTTGATAACCaggaaggaggaagaagaggattGAAGCAGTAGTAAAGTGGATTAACAAAGTGTTTTACTCTTTAATTCCTTGACCGTTTACTTTCTGCTACTTCCTCCGTTTTCTTTTCTAATGCTCTATTGACTAGGGTTTGTTGTTTTCGTGAGTGTCTGAACAAATTGGTTTTGGGGTTTTATTCTAATTGGTGTCGAGAAGTTGTGGCTGAAGCTTGGGTTCATTTATTTGAGGATTGCTCGACAATCGAATTTCTGGTGCTGAAGCTCGAAGAACAGCTTCAATTTTCTGGAGTTGAGTGCCTGAAGCTGTTGCGTAGCCTATGCCCTCCTCGACGCATCAGATCTCTCCTCAGATTGACTGCTGCAGCTAGCAAGAAAACTCTCTCACAAACTCCCTGTAAATCTCTCCTCAGATTTACCTCAGTTAAGCTTTCATATATTTCCAATCGAGTTGGGTTCCAATTCGAATTTGCCAGAATCATTCGCATTCCACGAATTCAGTGGTAGCGGTGATAGCTCCttctggtttttgggtcgtggtattttctgtgttttcaggAATTCTCGGAGTATTTGGAGACAAGTTAGGCGCACGAGCACTGgcaaaggagagcaacctggGCGAGTGTCAGCAAAGGGCGGTAGCAAGTGGTGCGTGAGGGTACAACTGCATCGAGTACAACAAATCAACCACAGGTTTTGttatcgggagttggtacctcctgttttactgtttcccttttggtgttagctaaattactgTTACTTTACTTCGCAATAGTTAAACCTTTCAACTAGGATATTAGTTACCACTTGTTTCCTTCTTGTTTGATTTGCGTATGTTGTGTACTAGCGAGTCTTCTCTAGATTGTTGTAGGTGTAGTGgctgcagtctgggatgatagaataaggacatgtcctcgggtggggcagaGTGGGGGGCTGGGGTTAGGGGGTGGGTCGGGTAGCAGGGGAGGTAGAtggggcaagggagcctataggttgagaatcgggtcatggaacataggttcaatgacgagtaaatccatagagttggcgaaaatcctgcagaagaggaagattaatatagcgtgtgtccaggagactaggtgggtcggatcgagggcgaaaaacgtggatgggtataagttgtggtactctggtatcctgaggggtaagaatggagtgagtatcctggtagatagccatcttagagagtccgtggtagaggtcaggcgggtgaatgatagactaatgactattaaattggtggtaggtgagggtactttaaatgtcgttagcgcgtacgcaccgcaagcaggcttggatgaggatattaagaggcgcttttgggaggggttggatgagattgttcgtagtataccgccttctgagaggttattcataggaggagatttcaatggtcatattgggtcatctgcaggtgggtactctgaggtgcatggcggctttggtttcggAGAGTGGAACGGAGGGGGTATTGCATTGTTGGACTTTGAcaaggctttcgatctagtcattgtgaactcgagttttacgaagcgggatgaacatttggttacttaccaaagttcggtggcgaagactcagattgaccaTCTCCTCCttaggagatgcgacagaaggttgtgcgaggactgcaaggttatcccaggtgagaccctctcaacgcagcataggcttttggtcatggacatttgtattaggagaaggaggaagaaaaggtcagtacaaggacgccccaggattaggtgggCGCCTTAACTGAGGATAAAgctaaggagttggaaggaaggttatcggcaatgggagcttggaggagtgGTGGGGACGCgaacacaatgtggtcgacgacggcggactgtataagaaaggcgacgagagaggtgttagggatatctacgggccgCAATGGTGgtcacaaaggagattggtggtggaatgcggttgtccaaggtaaagtggaagcaaagaaggcggcttacctaaggttagtagggagcactgatgaggaggagaagagagagaacaatcaaaggtataaggtagctaggaaggaggcaaagatggcagtgacggaggctaagacgacaacttttgctcgtctgtatgaggaactaaggaacaaaggtggggagaagaagttattccgactcgctaaggcgagagagaggacaactcgagATCTAAACCAGGTGAGGTGCATAAAATATGACGacgacaaagttttgatgggagatgaccagattaagaggaggtgacagacttactttcataaacttctaagtgaagaaggagATCAAGATATTAGACCTGgggaattgaggaatgccgacagtcaccatgaattaagtaattgtagggacattgagatcgatgaagtcatggaggcaatgcgtaagatgagaaggggcagagctaccgggccagacgaaattccggtggaactgtggaggtgtgtgggtagagcaggcttggaatgacttactgcattgtttagtgttatattcaagactaataggatgccggaagagtggaggtggagtacaatggtcccgttgtataagaacaaaggtgatgtccagagctgtaataactataggggcatcaaattactaagtcataccatgaaagtttgggagagagtggtagaaatgagagtgcgaaggacggtgtctattttagacaaccagttcgggttcatgccggggcgatctaccacagaaactatccaccttattaggaggttgatggaacagtacagggataggaagaaggaccttcacatggtgtttattgatctggagaaagcgtacgatagggttcctagggaggtcttatggagctgcttagaggataaaggggtcccgattgactatattagggtgattaaagacatgtatgatggagctaagactcgggttaggacagtaggaggcgactctgaacatttTCCAGTTactacggggttgcaccaagggtctgcgctcagcccattcctatttgccctggtgatggatgcactgactcatcatattcaaggggaggtgccatggtgcatgctatttgctgatgacattattctaattgacgagacacgaggcggcgtcaacaagaggctagagatttggagacatgctcttgagtctaaaggtttcaagttgagcaggacgaagacggaatacctcgagtgcaaatttggagttgagccgacggaagcgggagttgaagtgaggcttgactctcaagtcattaccaagaggggtagtttcaagtaccttagaTCGGTTATCctggggatcggggagattgacgaggatgtcacacatcgtataggggtggggtagatgaagtggaggttagcgtcgggagtcttgtgtgacaagaaagtgccaccgttactaaaaggtaagttttatagagcagtggttaggcctgccatgttatatggaactgaatgttggccggtaaagaactcacacatccagaagatgaaagtagcagagatgaggatgttgaggtggatgtgcgggcatacaagaatggataagattaggaatgaagatattcgagagaaggtgggcgtggcccccatggaggacaagatgcgggaagcaagactcagatgggtcgggcacattcagaggaggagcactgatgcactgatgaggaggtgtgagcgactggctgtagtgggcacgcggagaggtagaggacgacctaagaagtattggggagaggtgatcagacaggacatggcgcgacttaggattactgaggacatgacccttgacagggaattatggaggtcgagtattaaggttgtaggttaggggagagttgtgaatatttctacagcacaatagagtgagactagccagttaggagttggactaagaatgtcattggtcgtctattgatgcagggctttacctgctagttttactataccaaccatctttttcgtatttcgtattctgtatttcatatctattgTATTGCTGCTAtgttattatgcatttttattatgcatttttattatgcatttttatggtactaatatatcggcttctgttgcttttgagccgagggtctcctggaaacagcctctctacccttcggggtaggggtaaggtctgtgtacatattaccctccccataccccacttgtgggattatactgggttgttgttgttgttgttgtacccatattaattgatgcatatttttaatgaatttgagaaaatgatttgaaatgagtagtTAATActgtataacaaaaaaaaaatactgtgtataacagaaaaaaagaaattgaCTTCTCTTAATATgctaaaagtgacaagtaaaagtgaaaatctatttttagaatactggacaagtaaaagtgaacggagggagtagcaTAATTCTATGATAAGTATTATAACCTGGTAAAAATAATACAGTCAAACCTCATTATAACAACTTCATTTGTTCCGAATTCTTTTGGTTGTTATAGCTAAATGTTGTTACAGAGAACATATGTTATAatataacatgaaaattggttccatattaacttttatagtgaatgattgttatacagtagagaggtctgactgtaaCTTCCGTGCTATTCCCAAGTTTTCTATGCCAATAGTATAAAATATCTTTATATTGTCAATTATGTTTGTCTATGAGTTTAGCCTGACTTTAAATTGTACTTTTTCTCTATTCCAATTAATGTGATAGTATTTGACCGTGTacgaagaaaaatgaaaaaaaaacgttgaaacttgtggtctaaaataAGCTATAAAAATTTCTTTGTCATATAAATTAGGATAGATGGGATACCTGATGGAAACCGGGCTCATGTGTTAAGCCAACACCAAGCTCAGCCAAACAGGAATAAATCCTAGCATCACTCCCAAAAAGGTGAGGGTACCTTTCTATGCATGCATCGAACACTTTACCAAGAACTTTAGCCAAAGGATAGCTTATAGCAATGCCAGCTCCACCAAATGCCATTTCATAGGAAAAAGCCTTGTTCATTAAAAAATGTTCAGAATTCGACCCTATATAGTACCAAAGCCCATGGTCATATTTAGAAAGTGTTTTCACCAAATTGTCTGGGAAAAAAACAGTGTCATCATCCCCAAAAACATACCACCGCACATTTGAATGATTTAATGCCACCGTCTCAGTCACAACTCGTGCCACGCGAATTGCCGACGGCGTTCCCCCTCGAAACGTATACTTAAATCTTGATGTGTCCCCAGAAATGCAAATCGGAGGTAAAGAATCATTTTCTGTAGTATTATTTGTGTAATTGGATGGcattttttcaagaaaaacacAACCCCTCATTTTTGAACCTGCCTTCCACCACATTTTAACTAATTCTTTCCTAGTAGACCATGCTTTCTCGTTAGATGCAATACCAAATACAATATGTTCAAGATTTGTATCTGATAATATTGTTGAATCATTTTGAAGCGAAACTGATGTGTGGAGTAATTTGGTGTTAGGGCcattaaagttgaaagaaagaaggTAGATTATACAAGCAAAAGAGGTGATCAAGATTATATTTTTGACCCCATTAGAGCAATATTGGGTTTTGTTGTTTGGTAATTTAAAAGACTGCATTTTTTTCTGAGGGAAAATGGAGGaaggaaagaagagagagagagagagagagaggtttgTATTGGATTTAGTATTATCGTTGTTATGAAGAGAGGTGGCAGAGTTTGGAGTTAGAGGCCATTCTTAAGACCGGAAACCTCGCCCAAAGCAGAGTATggaattttgacttttcttttgttttttaaaaatcaGTTGTAGTTACACGTGTTATATGGactacaagtacaaccaattatgTAATTAAGCAGTAAAGAACAGAATAGAGTATGATGTAATTATTAGAATGTGACTTTTTGATTTCATCATATGTATAGTATTTTCCGAATAGAATAAGAGGTGTCCAAGCGGTGGATCTGAGGAAGGAAACTTACTGCAATTGCAAGGATGAGAATTGCAAATAAATAAATGACTAATTAAGAAAGTCTGTGCTTGAATTAAAGATAATTAAGAAAAGCTGTATTGGTGTGTGTTAATTAAGGATGGCATGGATAGATGATAAATCACGAAAAGGTATTAGAGATGCACCTTAATATTCTGAAAAGGTTGTATGCATGCCCCTTTCCCACTACTAATTTTGTTTATATTGGTTGGTTTGATTACAAAGATAAATGGATTATTTTTATACCACAGTTTGTACGAGATTACAATCTTTAAATtttaactagtattagtacctgcACGATGCGCGGACAAATCATTTCAAATTGCAATGTATATTATTTGAATCATgtacaaataaccttaaaatatatatctctcagataaaaattatataacatgagaATTTATTTATGAAGCAGGATATGAAATTATTTATCAAATCTCGTAGTAGACAACCAATCTTTTTAACATATATTTGTAACaacctaaccccttgattttagtAATTGCATTTCGTTCCGTTGTCGATATTAAAGAATCTAAACATGTCATATTGTGATTTGTTTTGTTCGagcacattagatcatattattttaataaaattcttacaATCATTGTATTTTTATCGGGaagtcaaatatgtcttattcatcacatcattttaacataaattcttttttttttgttcttttcttatagttattgtattatttaatatttcataatattataccatcatataattttttgttagcttataattaaattaatgtcttgcttattatccttttaatagtatgtgataaaaataaatcctcttattcata harbors:
- the LOC107769256 gene encoding uncharacterized protein LOC107769256 isoform X2, which codes for MQSFKLPNNKTQYCSNGVKNIILITSFACIIYLLSFNFNGPNTKLLHTSVSLQNDSTILSDTNLEHIVFGIASNEKAWSTRKELVKMWWKAGSKMRGCVFLEKMPSNYTNNTTENDSLPPICISGDTSRFKYTFRGGTPSAIRVARVVTETVALNHSNVRWYVFGDDDTVFFPDNLVKTLSKYDHGLWYYIGSNSEHFLMNKAFSYEMAFGGAGIAISYPLAKVLGKVFDACIERYPHLFGSDARIYSCLAELGVGLTHEPGFHQLDVRGNMFGMLAAHTIRPLVSLHHMEMNDAIFPNMTKMKALEHLYEAAKFDPHRILQQTVCYDRWFTWTVSVSWGYAVQVFGYHVFLPDAQRVQESYFPWQKGDLARHYDLDTRPYEPDPCKRQLVYFLDNVSSGTDGIKTIYKKKTPENCTINMVSPRKLEEIRVTSQKLDLDKKQCDGNRYKRMQ
- the LOC107769256 gene encoding uncharacterized protein LOC107769256 isoform X1: MQSFKLPNNKTQYCSNGVKNIILITSFACIIYLLSFNFNGPNTKLLHTSVSLQNDSTILSDTNLEHIVFGIASNEKAWSTRKELVKMWWKAGSKMRGCVFLEKMPSNYTNNTTENDSLPPICISGDTSRFKYTFRGGTPSAIRVARVVTETVALNHSNVRWYVFGDDDTVFFPDNLVKTLSKYDHGLWYYIGSNSEHFLMNKAFSYEMAFGGAGIAISYPLAKVLGKVFDACIERYPHLFGSDARIYSCLAELGVGLTHEPGFHQLDVRGNMFGMLAAHTIRPLVSLHHMEMNDAIFPNMTKMKALEHLYEAAKFDPHRILQQTVCYDRWFTWTVSVSWGYAVQVFGYHVFLPDAQRVQESYFPWQKGDLARHYDLDTRPYEPDPCKRQLVYFLDNVSSGTDGIKTIYKKKTPENCTINMVSPRKLEEIRVTSQKLDLDKKQLLSPRRQCCDVLPSTSRSVMEIGIRECNEDELIYIHP